From the Candidozyma auris chromosome 2, complete sequence genome, the window GAGGGGGATTTACTTGCTTCCTTTTATGTTCATTACTTTGGAGAGATGTCCGTTCAATTAGCCACCAAGGTCAATATCAATTTGGGCTCCAGATTCAAACCAAGAGAGGTTGACGTTCTTTTATCAATGACacttgaaaagcttcaagGGCCgatgttgatcaagattAAGCCACCACCATCTGCAAGAATGTGGTACACGTTTGAGAGGGAGCCCTCAATGAGCATTAAAATCGAACCTGTGATTAGCTCCAGGCAAATGTCCTACAATATCATTACAAATTCCATTGAAAAAAAACTCAAGGAAGCGGTGAGGACATCTTTGGTATTGCCTCATTGGGATGACTTCATTTTCTACAATACTGAGGATGAGCTCGTGAGGGGGGGAGTATGGGACAAAGAATTTAGAAGGAGGCAAACAGAACACAGTGATGGTGAGGACAAGAATAAGCCAGTTCTGTCCAAGGCCGAAACTAATAGTCTCTCTCGCGGTGATGCTGAGCTGACTACTTCGGGACTGGCTATTTCTACTAATTCAGCGACCCAGGATGTGGAAAGCTTAGTCGGAACCAAAGCCGATCTTTCGGGTGACAGTCCAGTCCAGGTGAATCTGACGAAGGGTAGGTTGAGCTCGACCATCAATGATCTTTCTAAAAGACTAAGGAAAGCGAAGTCTACACACACTTTGGGTGTTGACGAAACTAACTGCCTATCTGATGGCTCGCTAGTTGAACGTTCCGTTTCAGAAACACCTAGTGTCAAGGGTGTGATGATGGAGGAGTCTGAATCTCTAGCGTCCAATGAGTCCAAAGGAACAACACTCCGCAGACTAGGCAAGTGGTATTACAAGGATGACAAAGTTGAGGATAGTAAACCATACCACCCCCCAGAGATGATTACGAATCGCCGACCTAATAGGAAGCAATCATCTGCAAGTCAAACCTCTGACAGTGATAAATACCTTTCCGAAAATCACTCTGCACCCCCGAGCACTGGCTTCTCCTTCGATTTTGGCTCCGAGGAACCGGAGCCTATTCTCACCGGTCAGCAGCCTACATCACTCAGAAAGCCTTCTACTAGCGTATCATCAGTTCTTGGGATAAAAAGTGACGCACTTGAGGACAAACCTCTAAACGTGGAGCCACAAGAGGGTTTACCCTTTCCTGCGCTATCGAGTCAGCCTACAACTACAATCACCTGAACCAAATCTAGTCTCCATCGCAAACCACCCCCGAAAGACCCCTTATTAGAAAGGCCCATAAGTGAATCGACTGATTCTATATAAGGTTTGTTCATGTTACACGTAAGGTGCCCAACCACCATACATTTGAGCAAGATTATCTTTCGAAGTAGCCTCCTGAATCAACACATCAACCTGACCGTGAATATTCATTGGTAACCCCTCTTTTTCGTCAAGTAATCCCCTTATCTTCCTCCTGACTTTTCTTAAATGATCCTGAGGATTTTCTTGAGTCTTCCAATCTAATAATGGATCGTAAATCAAGGTTTCGAGAATATTCATGAGCGATGCTTCGTTGTCACGCAAAATTTGACCAGTAACCTCACTTGTTATTCTGAATGTTCCCTCTATTCCTGTAATGCCCATGGCGGCGACCATGTTTTGTGTTAATCTGAAGGGTACAATTTCCGGAGTAGGCAAACTTAGGcccttttcaaaaagacaATCAAAGTCGATATGCAAAACAGCTCCGTTTCGTTTGAAAAATAGAAGATTTTCACAATGACGGTCTCCCAAACCGATAATGTAACCAACAATTGACATGACTGCAGCAGTCCTCGTATAACTTTTCCTTGCTAAATACCAGAAGGCAGGATCCGAAAACTGGTCAATAAACCACTGATGAAGAACAGGAGGAAATTCATCGcaaatgctttcaaaaagatgaaTAAGTGAGATCATTGCGTTCTCGTCAGTAGCAAGGTTAGCTTTCACAACCTTCTGTGCCTCATCAAGTTTCATGAAGATCTTTCGATCGTGTGGAACTTTTCcgagcttcttttgctgtTCGTGAATGACAGATTTCATGGTCGCCACATCTGGCACAAATTCAATTACCCCCATATCTTCGGCTAGAGGAATCACCGAGTAATTCTCAATGATAAGATTTCTTTTCCTCGCCATATTGTTGGACGACAAGAGCCGATTTATCATATTAGAGAACTCGAAAACCTTGGCATCTTTACGGGTATCATCTCTTTTTAGCATAAGTCTGTAGGCCATGTTGTCGGTACCTCTTATCGTGATTTGTTTTGGcatttgaagagaatgaaatATATGTACCTCCTCATCAAAGCCATCAAATGTTATGGATGAGGATCTGGGGAAGGCAGATCCTGGTTTGCTCGTATGGCGAGCTGCGGGTAGTTTAATCTCGAGGTTTGCTTTCACGGGTATCACGAGGGAGTCGAAACTTTTGTGAAGGTCTGTGACGCCAAAATCTTCTGTCAAAAGCCATCTCCTTTTCtgagctttcttcactttctttgatgCGATGCTTTCTAAGATTTCGAACAAGTTCTTTGCGCTGACGATGATATCACTCAATGATTTCGTTGCCTTTGACTTATTGAGCACCTTTATTATTCGCTGTCTCCGGATTGTGTCTTTTGATTTAACGTGAGACAAAACGTACCATAAACTGTGCTTTGGATATACTTCAATGAATGATTCAATGATACTTTGCATGAGCTCCACACTGGGTTGATGCTGATGAGTGATTCTCGACAAGATCTGAGTTATCGAAGTATACCATACATAAATGGGGATGGAATTTTTGTAGGTCTTAATGTCGTGAACGATCTGGTTGAGCTTACGTTCGGCGTCtcttgttttgtttggACGTTGAGAAAAATCAAGCCACACGGTTATAAATTTGGGGAGTGCCTCAAAAATATAAGTGGGACCTAGTGCTAAAGCTTTTAAAAAATAGCGAATAATTTGTTGCTCATAATAACCAGAAACGTCGTTCTGTGATTCCATCAACTTTGTATGATACTTACCCAAGTCATGGTAGGGTTTATCCCATGATGGATCAAGCTTGTAGGCTTTTGTGTACTCTGTGATGATTCGTGAAGAGGACGAATGACTTGACTCGTCAAGCCATAGGGCATACTGCAATTGGTCTCTAGCTTGTTTCGCCTTGCCTTTGAGTTTGTCTGTGTTCAAATTATCAGAAAGCGTTTTGATGGCTTCGGTTTGTTTACCCTGATCCCACAAAAGATGTGCGTACTCAGTGTTCGCTTCGCTGTCATTGAGCGTCATTGCACTCATAATGCACTTGGTTGCAATATCCAAACGATCATTACGGCGAGCAATTTTAGAgcaattgagcaaaacATCGGATACCTTATCAAGTTTACCTGTGATGATTGTGACAGCCTTGTGAATGCTTAATATTCTCCATTGTGTATCGAATGACAAATCCGTATTACTCATCCGTTCTTTAAAGACTCTTTCGATTTCTGTCAATCGACTGGAATCATCTTTGTTGAGAACGATGGTGGAGGTATCATACAAAATGTGtaattgcaaaagaaatgTTGAATTTCTCGATAATGATGACGACCTTGACAGAGACAAAGATTGCCCGAGAAGGGCGtaaatttcttcaacacaaGAGTTGAATCTGTCAAGATCATTTGAATTCAACGCAAGAAGcgcggttgcaaatttggCGTGGAACAAGTCTTCAACATCAGAGCTTTTGCCAATAGTATTTGCCAAGGTTAGCCATTTTCTTAGTTCTTTAACGTTGGATGTGGCGGTGGCTGCCTCGAGTCCGGTCATTACCCATGGCAACGGCAATTGAGTGAGTTCTCTTGCATTCAAATTCAAACGTTGAATTACACTATCATAAAGTCCGTGGTTCGTCAAGGACTTGAGAAGTTTAGTATTGCAGTCAACCCGATCATCCTCACTGCCAATGTGGCTTAATACTTCAAAGGACTCCTGTGCAATAGCCCAATTCTCGTTGTACTGAAAAGTATCAAGCTTTTCCGCTAAATTATTCGTTGAAAACTTTTTGAGAACGCCATCTAAAGCATCATAGTCATCAATGTTGGAATATACGGACTGCAATGTAGAGGTTATGCTTAAGTAATCAAGGCGGTTGTTATTCTGTACCTTTCCGTCTCGATAACAGTTCTCGAGATAAAGGATTGTTCTCTCATACGAGTCACATTCTGAGGATGTGAGAGCAATCAACTCCATAGGAATCTCTTCCAAGAAACTAACAACACTCTCGCGGCTTCTCTTGATCATAGAGGAGTCCGCTTTAGTTATTGAAGAGTCACTCAATTTGTGAGTTGCTGCCGATACCCACTCATTAAAATAATCTATTATTTCAAATACTGACTGATAGCAGGCTTTCAATTCTTCGGCTCTCTCGGTGGTGACTGTCTGGTTCACCGCTAATCTAAGAATACTGAGAAGCTCGTCAAGAATATTTGATCTTACTTCACTTTCGCCATTTACAATATGGCTCATCGCAACGTATTTGACCAAATGTTGTGCAACGgaaacttcatcatccCGAATTAGCAATGAACAGGTTTGGAATATAACAGATTTTGCCATCATCATTTTCCCTTGCTGTTTGAGATTGTTATGAAGTGGCCTCCTAAGGAGGTTGGTTGTGAAGTCAACGAGCCATTTATCGTGCTTCATACCAGGCTTGAAGTATGGAAAATGAAGAGGTTCATATCGTGGTTCAGGTGCGAAGtattttgatgaaagcaaGGGAGTCAAAGTTGACTTGTCAATCTCCGAGAAACTGTTCCACACTTCCGCTCTCACTCCTGAGTTAGAAGAGCTTAGAATGGAACTATCAAGTCCCATGACGCTAAGAAACTTTTGCATGGAATAGGCAGAGAAAAGCTGTCTTATAGGATCATCTGAGGCCCAAAAATTTTTTATTACCCTTTCTCTAATGAAATGGCATAAAAAGTCGGCGTTCTCTTTATAATCCTGAAAATCGTACAAGACAACGATCCTTGAGTCTATtgttttgaagttgaatCGAGTGGCATCTAAAGCACCAATTCGAGCTAAGACCTTCAGGCATTTAGTGGATATTGCAGTGTTTTTATTCTTAAACTGGACAGAGACATCGAGAATAGTTCTGACCAAAAGCGAAACTGAAGCCTCGCTCGCTGCATCTTTAAAATCATCTTTTTGGCAACTCAATTGGTACTTGTCTGTGTAGTTgaggagatcatcaagtGCCTGATGCACAACATATCGATTATTCGTTTGCAATCTCCTGGTGAACTCGGGAAAGTAGCTCAATTTTGATTTCGGTTTCATTAGGCTTATGAATGTGGCATCCAATATGAAGTACCTATCCAAATCTTTGATAAATGGAACGGAAAAGTAGTATAAGGCATACTTTTTGTACTTATCACGAAGTTCACGAaacaatttttcaagaattttGACCGCAATTAGCTTCGATTTATGCTGTAATACctcaaacttttgaaagattAATGATATAGTGATATCGAAGAGAGACACAAGTCGCTCGGAGTTGAGATTCTGAACAAGTACATTCCAACACTGGATCGCCGGCAATTCCAACGCTGGGGTTTCAAGAGACGCTTGTAGACATGTGGAAATTTGGCCCAATGCAGATGCGGCAGCATCAATATTTCTGCTTATCACAAAGTGGATTGCATTGAGAGAACtgactttttcaagaaatggTTTAATCCCCTTTATATGGTGCACATTCTCTGAGAATCTCTGAACAATTTCAAGGACATGCTCCCCTAATATATATTTGACATAATCAAAATCCTGTGACTTAGGACGTTCCTTCGCCCGCTTTGCATAATTAATCTTTGCCACATACTTAATTGCATTGAATATTCTAGCCTCATTTATAATCAGACCGCTCTCGTCAAGTTGAATCTGGAGGAGAATATACCACAACACTTCTCCTATGTTGGGTATGAGATCTGTAATCGTAAGCTGTCGATACCTTTGGCTTGCATTGGAAAGAACATTAACGATGTACTCAGCATCAATGCTCTCATCTTTACATAGGTAAGTGGCCATGATGCGAGGTAACGTTTTCGCGATTAGCTTGGTCTTGTCCATATTCGAAGATTCTGCAATGTCTTGAATGAAGTCATGCTTGTAGTATTCAAGGAGACGTGGCGTAGTGTAATCCCTTGTTTGACTTAGGAAAAATTTCTTAGAGACTCCTAAGATGCTGGTAATTCTCGAGAACATTCGTGGCTTCTTGACAATCCTCTCAGCTATgcttggaagaaatggTGACAAAAGCTTATATGGTGTCAATGCTCTCGCAGTGGCCacataaagaagaaagcaatAAGCAAGATTGACATGCTGCTCGTTGACCTCGCCAAAACAGTCGATGATCTTTATGAAAACTACACATAGCCATTCCCCATCACAGATTACTGCTAATTCACTGAGGGCCATCAATGTTGACTCTGCGAGATACGTGTGCAGAGGATAGTTAATCTTAATTTTGGAAATCAGCAGGAAGGTGAACTTAAACACCTGCTCCAGGTTGTCATCTTGACGATGTATCAAGTAGAGGGGTAGTAATTTCGCTGCTATGATTCGTGCCCCTCTGCATTTGCATGATGTGAGACATTGGAGTATAAATGAATGACAAGGTTCATTGTGTATATCCTTTGTGGGAGGACGAAAGATACTGAATAATTCGAATAGTATCTGCAAAAAGGTAATGAGAAGTGGCGAGCTATTAGCAAAGGCATCAATTTTGCGCTCTAACAAAAAGCCGCAAATAATATCTTTGTAAAGAATATCAGCCTCGGAGACTTCCTGGACTGATGGCCTATCCGGAGAAATAGCGTTATAGATGTTCCTCGAAGATAACTTCGCCTCGCTTATTATTTCATCTTTGTCATACCTATACTTTCCCATAATAATAGCAGGAGCCTTACCAACTGCACGAACGAAGGTAAAAAGGGTAGCAGGCAGATCGAAGGGCAGCTTT encodes:
- the MEC1 gene encoding protein kinase MEC1, with product MTNPYLRTTPEELSSFLDDVEKNVTLDENTDFKKLLLFLYGFTNSKFESLRSEKLRDESSQTLNLSLRLVDTIALVLSKKKHLLNAEITPAEISQVLNNTETVSVPFGNQNVYEWGVHFSMCWLSQFPYKLNVTNVVKSLLIGLINSVTVHVKGFRYARQVQIDLLKILSENVNYLFSRVKSVRSQMDKLTATVHLLSVVNDYDVQRKLMLTSNGTRLQLEGFIKRTCFILDAIDLAIEDSFLPLVDNLKSVLILGMTSNLLLDESMKWSQVAYLMSWIHSHLESFRYKSKVATQLKNFNKAVCSCLMKIYDFCQSRDLLNNFFTSFNTSVLEEKDSSNSVNELLASSRFPPSIKKLSHILWHQKHVYENTSVHPSTIMLASVPFLDNELDELRNKILGVKSGDITSALYFIIPPEASFTTYIQSISQEITPDINYWLAYVSTIIKMDLSSKSPFDSPATLFTFVRAVGKAPAIIMGKYRYDKDEIISEAKLSSRNIYNAISPDRPSVQEVSEADILYKDIICGFLLERKIDAFANSSPLLITFLQILFELFSIFRPPTKDIHNEPCHSFILQCLTSCKCRGARIIAAKLLPLYLIHRQDDNSEQVFKFTFSSISKIKINYPSHTYLAESTLMALSELAVICDGEWLCVVFIKIIDCFGEVNEQHVNLAYCFLLYVATARALTPYKLLSPFLPSIAERIVKKPRMFSRITSILGVSKKFFLSQTRDYTTPRLLEYYKHDFIQDIAESSNMDKTKLIAKTLPRIMATYLCKDESIDAEYIVNVLSNASQRYRQLTITDLIPNIGEVLWYILLQIQLDESGSIINEARIFNAIKYVAKINYAKRAKERPKSQDFDYVKYILGEHVLEIVQRFSENVHHIKGIKPFLEKVSSLNAIHFVISRNIDAAASALGQISTCLQASLETPALELPAIQCWNVLVQNLNSERLVSLFDITISLIFQKFEVLQHKSKLIAVKILEKLFRELRDKYKKYALYYFSVPFIKDLDRYFILDATFISLMKPKSKLSYFPEFTRRLQTNNRYVVHQALDDLLNYTDKYQLSCQKDDFKDAASEASVSLLVRTILDVSVQFKNKNTAISTKCSKVLARIGALDATRFNFKTIDSRIVVLYDFQDYKENADFLCHFIRERVIKNFWASDDPIRQLFSAYSMQKFLSVMGLDSSILSSSNSGVRAEVWNSFSEIDKSTLTPLLSSKYFAPEPRYEPLHFPYFKPGMKHDKWLVDFTTNLLRRPLHNNLKQQGKMMMAKSVIFQTCSLLIRDDEVSVAQHLVKYVAMSHIVNGESEVRSNILDELLSILRLAVNQTVTTERAEELKACYQSVFEIIDYFNEWVSAATHKLSDSSITKADSSMIKRSRESVVSFLEEIPMELIALTSSECDSYERTILYLENCYRDGKVQNNNRLDYLSITSTLQSVYSNIDDYDALDGVLKKFSTNNLAEKLDTFQYNENWAIAQESFEVLSHIGSEDDRVDCNTKLLKSLTNHGLYDSVIQRLNLNARELTQLPLPWVMTGLEAATATSNVKELRKWLTLANTIGKSSDVEDLFHAKFATALLALNSNDLDRFNSCVEEIYALLGQSLSSSRSSSLSRNSTFLLQLHILYDTSTIVLNKDDSSRLTEIERVFKERMSNTDLSFDTQWRILSIHKAVTIITGKLDKVSDVLLNCSKIARRNDRLDIATKCIMSAMTLNDSEANTEYAHLLWDQGKQTEAIKTLSDNLNTDKLKGKAKQARDQLQYALWLDESSHSSSSRIITEYTKAYKLDPSWDKPYHDLGKYHTKLMESQNDVSGYYEQQIIRYFLKALALGPTYIFEALPKFITVWLDFSQRPNKTRDAERKLNQIVHDIKTYKNSIPIYVWYTSITQILSRITHQHQPSVELMQSIIESFIEVYPKHSLWYVLSHVKSKDTIRRQRIIKVLNKSKATKSLSDIIVSAKNLFEILESIASKKVKKAQKRRWLLTEDFGVTDLHKSFDSLVIPVKANLEIKLPAARHTSKPGSAFPRSSSITFDGFDEEVHIFHSLQMPKQITIRGTDNMAYRLMLKRDDTRKDAKVFEFSNMINRLLSSNNMARKRNLIIENYSVIPLAEDMGVIEFVPDVATMKSVIHEQQKKLGKVPHDRKIFMKLDEAQKVVKANLATDENAMISLIHLFESICDEFPPVLHQWFIDQFSDPAFWYLARKSYTRTAAVMSIVGYIIGLGDRHCENLLFFKRNGAVLHIDFDCLFEKGLSLPTPEIVPFRLTQNMVAAMGITGIEGTFRITSEVTGQILRDNEASLMNILETLIYDPLLDWKTQENPQDHLRKVRRKIRGLLDEKEGLPMNIHGQVDVLIQEATSKDNLAQMYGGWAPYV